Proteins encoded within one genomic window of Spirulina major PCC 6313:
- the fba gene encoding class II fructose-bisphosphate aldolase (catalyzes the reversible aldol condensation of dihydroxyacetonephosphate and glyceraldehyde 3-phosphate in the Calvin cycle, glycolysis, and/or gluconeogenesis) translates to MALVPMRLLLDHAAENGYGIPAYNVNNMEQILSIMQAADETNSPVILQASRGARSYAGENFLRHLVLAAVETYPHIPVVMHQDHGNSPATCYSAIRNGFTSVMMDGSLEADAKTPASFEYNASVTAEVVKVAHSVGASVEGELGCLGSLETGAGEAEDGHGFEGTLSKDQLLTDPDEAVAFVEQTQVDALAVAIGTSHGAYKFTRKPTGEVLAISRIEEIHNRLPNTHLVMHGSSSVPQEWLDMINQYGGKIPETYGVPVEEIQKGIKSGVRKVNIDTDNRLAITAAIREAAMKDPSNFDPRHFMKPSIKYMKQVCSDRYQQFGAAGNATKIKQIPLDEFAKKYASGELSAKTKGAVAV, encoded by the coding sequence ATGGCGCTCGTACCCATGCGGCTACTGTTGGATCACGCCGCTGAAAACGGCTATGGCATTCCTGCATACAACGTCAACAACATGGAACAGATCTTGTCGATCATGCAGGCTGCGGATGAAACCAACAGCCCGGTGATTCTTCAAGCGTCCCGTGGTGCTCGCTCCTACGCAGGTGAAAACTTCTTGCGTCACCTTGTCTTGGCTGCGGTCGAAACCTATCCTCACATTCCCGTGGTCATGCACCAAGACCATGGCAACAGCCCAGCCACTTGCTATTCAGCAATTCGCAACGGCTTCACCAGTGTCATGATGGATGGTTCCTTGGAAGCGGATGCGAAAACCCCCGCCAGCTTTGAATACAATGCCAGCGTCACCGCTGAAGTGGTGAAAGTGGCTCACTCCGTTGGGGCCAGTGTTGAAGGTGAACTCGGCTGCCTCGGTTCGTTGGAAACTGGAGCCGGTGAAGCGGAAGATGGTCATGGTTTTGAAGGAACCTTGAGCAAAGATCAGTTGCTCACTGATCCCGATGAGGCCGTGGCATTTGTGGAGCAAACCCAAGTAGATGCGCTCGCGGTGGCGATCGGCACCAGCCATGGGGCTTACAAGTTCACCCGCAAACCGACGGGCGAAGTGTTGGCCATTAGCCGCATTGAAGAAATTCACAACCGCCTGCCCAACACCCACTTGGTGATGCACGGATCTTCTTCCGTTCCCCAAGAATGGTTGGACATGATCAACCAGTACGGCGGTAAGATTCCTGAAACCTATGGTGTTCCCGTTGAGGAAATCCAAAAGGGAATCAAGAGCGGTGTGCGCAAAGTGAACATCGACACGGATAACCGTTTGGCAATCACGGCGGCGATTCGTGAAGCGGCGATGAAAGATCCGTCCAACTTTGACCCCCGCCACTTCATGAAGCCCTCGATCAAGTACATGAAGCAAGTGTGCTCCGATCGCTACCAACAATTTGGTGCCGCGGGCAACGCCACCAAGATTAAGCAAATCCCCTTGGATGAATTTGCGAAGAAATACGCATCGGGTGAACTCAGCGCCAAGACCAAAGGCGCAGTGGCTGTTTAA